In Chromobacterium rhizoryzae, one genomic interval encodes:
- a CDS encoding FliM/FliN family flagellar motor switch protein, with translation MPRARIISQHDGAQLPALDLRTLGRPFHLLPVFGKALQEELADFLQQELNRRYHARFHIRALEQTQPAADERRWLWHALDGCQLGSHIERPLLLRLLDYRFGAPTAQPDADAAAPAETETERRLARSLAERLLPRLLQCVLRLDRQAGGLPPGPADCAPLPFVPPGTGVWEIRLDIGDGEHAVGALRLQLDAACFERLLKNLSGRRDSADAQAAPADTFRERLRVRLQARLLDREMALGDIMDLRPGSVLPVTLQARSEVLVGASRLFDAEVAEQHGKLCLTGFVASE, from the coding sequence ATGCCAAGAGCCAGAATCATTTCGCAGCATGACGGCGCCCAATTGCCGGCTCTCGACCTGCGCACGCTGGGACGGCCGTTCCATCTGCTACCCGTCTTCGGCAAAGCCCTGCAAGAAGAGCTGGCGGATTTCCTGCAGCAAGAATTGAACCGCCGCTACCACGCGCGTTTCCACATCCGCGCGCTGGAACAGACGCAACCGGCCGCCGACGAGCGCCGCTGGCTGTGGCACGCGCTGGACGGCTGCCAGCTGGGCAGCCATATCGAACGGCCATTGTTGCTGCGCTTGCTGGACTACCGCTTCGGCGCGCCGACGGCGCAGCCGGACGCCGACGCCGCCGCGCCGGCGGAAACCGAAACCGAACGCCGGCTGGCGCGCAGCCTGGCGGAACGGCTGCTGCCGCGGCTGCTGCAATGCGTTTTGCGCCTGGACCGCCAAGCCGGCGGCCTGCCGCCCGGCCCGGCCGACTGCGCGCCGCTGCCCTTCGTGCCGCCCGGCACCGGGGTCTGGGAGATACGCCTGGACATCGGCGACGGCGAGCACGCCGTCGGCGCGCTGCGCCTGCAACTGGACGCCGCCTGCTTCGAACGGCTGCTGAAAAACCTGTCCGGCCGCCGCGACAGCGCCGACGCCCAGGCCGCGCCGGCGGACACCTTCCGCGAGCGGCTGCGGGTGCGGCTGCAAGCGCGGCTGCTGGACCGCGAAATGGCGCTGGGCGACATCATGGACCTGCGCCCCGGCAGCGTGCTGCCGGTGACGCTGCAGGCCAGGAGCGAAGTGCTGGTCGGCGCTTCGCGGCTGTTCGACGCCGAAGTGGCCGAGCAGCACGGCAAGCTGTGCCTGACCGGCTTTGTCGCCAGCGAATGA
- the fliP gene encoding flagellar type III secretion system pore protein FliP (The bacterial flagellar biogenesis protein FliP forms a type III secretion system (T3SS)-type pore required for flagellar assembly.): MGLLKKLRPLLRPGLIAAGLWALAAACQAEPLKLLSANAGGTPVDFTIKTQILILMTLLGLLPVLVLMMTSFTRFIIVLSLLRQALGLQQGLPNRIVTGVSLILTLLVMRPVGLEVWNHALQPFDQDKITMQQALEIAQKPISRFMLAQTSKTALAQIARLSGEEKINNPQDHAFAVKLAAFVLSELKTAFQIGCMLFIPFLVIDLVVSSVLMAMGMMMLSPLVISLPLKLLLFVLVDGWSLTVNTLVTSIQAY, encoded by the coding sequence ATGGGACTCTTGAAGAAGCTGCGCCCCCTGCTGCGACCCGGCCTCATCGCTGCGGGGCTTTGGGCGCTGGCCGCCGCCTGTCAGGCCGAGCCGCTGAAGCTGCTGTCGGCCAACGCCGGCGGCACGCCGGTGGATTTCACCATCAAGACTCAGATCCTGATCCTGATGACCTTGCTCGGGCTCTTGCCCGTGCTGGTGCTGATGATGACCAGCTTCACCCGCTTCATCATCGTGCTGTCCCTGCTGCGCCAGGCGCTGGGCCTGCAGCAGGGCCTGCCCAACCGCATCGTCACCGGCGTGTCCTTGATCCTGACCCTGCTGGTGATGCGGCCGGTGGGTCTGGAGGTGTGGAACCATGCCTTGCAGCCCTTCGATCAGGACAAGATCACCATGCAGCAGGCGCTGGAGATCGCGCAGAAGCCGATCAGCCGCTTCATGCTGGCGCAAACCAGCAAGACCGCGCTGGCGCAGATCGCCAGGCTGTCCGGCGAGGAAAAGATCAACAATCCGCAGGACCACGCCTTCGCAGTCAAGCTGGCCGCCTTCGTGCTGTCGGAGTTGAAGACCGCGTTCCAGATCGGCTGCATGCTGTTCATCCCCTTCCTGGTGATAGACCTGGTGGTGTCCAGCGTGCTGATGGCGATGGGCATGATGATGCTGTCGCCGCTGGTGATTTCGCTGCCGCTCAAGCTGCTGCTGTTCGTGCTGGTGGACGGCTGGTCGCTGACGGTGAACACCCTGGTCACCTCGATACAGGCTTATTGA
- a CDS encoding flagellar hook-basal body complex protein FliE: MATNLGLMIHADRKQMLGEMAGMARGAPIAPPQHSEEPASAASFSDAMGAAVRDVDAQNRAASEKMADVDSGKSDDLVGAMLMSQEASLSFSMLMQVRNKVVGAVDDLIKMQL; this comes from the coding sequence ATGGCGACCAACCTGGGTTTGATGATTCATGCCGACCGCAAGCAAATGCTCGGCGAAATGGCCGGGATGGCGCGCGGCGCGCCGATTGCGCCGCCGCAACACAGCGAAGAGCCGGCCTCCGCCGCCAGCTTCTCCGACGCCATGGGCGCCGCCGTCCGCGATGTGGACGCGCAGAACCGCGCCGCCTCCGAAAAAATGGCCGATGTGGACAGCGGCAAGAGCGACGACCTGGTCGGCGCCATGCTGATGAGCCAGGAAGCCAGCCTGTCGTTCTCCATGCTGATGCAAGTGCGCAATAAGGTGGTGGGCGCCGTGGACGACTTGATCAAGATGCAGCTGTAA
- the fliF gene encoding flagellar basal-body MS-ring/collar protein FliF, with the protein MLNRFRSGVAAVQTRLGGRWPVSGPSLRLALPIVALAIGLTVMISLWLWRDDASYKPVFGAQEKVVAADMMAVLDAEKIPYRIHPQTGQVLVPDSQLGRVRMQLAAKGVVAQLPSGLELLDKNDPLGVSQFVQDVRFRRGLEGELVQSILALEPVSAARVHLSLPRATSFVGAVNDKGSASVVVTLKPGQQLSNEQVAAVIKLVAGSVSTLSPSQVTLVDQAGNLLSSRVDLSDDGVLGGNESDAARRFREEALQNVRDLLTPVLGKDNFKVSVTADVDNDRVEETREKYGEAPKVTNEASREETSTEKMALGVPGSLSNRPVNTDASGPASEKAGNSKNAVTRQYAYDRSVTQIKKARGTLRRLSVAVVLNQAAAPAKGGWKPAELANVDKVLRNGLGIHAERGDTLAVSTLNFSALSEPEPIWMQQDTWFEAARWAVYAFGLLLAYLLLARPLLKMLRQLTDRQLREYQQPEALELKPDPLMDGADLRAARQAQLSSAPQPAALAAAGAGASPVVPLLENYDLPPAGSSVDVLVDHLKGLAAKEPERVAEVVKQWVQKNGRNQ; encoded by the coding sequence GTGTTGAATCGTTTCCGCAGCGGCGTCGCGGCCGTGCAAACCCGTCTGGGCGGCCGTTGGCCCGTTTCCGGACCCTCCCTGCGCCTGGCGCTGCCCATCGTCGCGCTGGCCATCGGCCTCACCGTGATGATCAGCCTGTGGCTGTGGCGCGACGACGCCAGCTACAAGCCGGTGTTCGGCGCCCAGGAAAAAGTGGTGGCCGCCGACATGATGGCGGTGCTGGACGCCGAGAAAATCCCCTATCGCATCCATCCGCAAACCGGCCAGGTGCTGGTGCCGGACAGCCAGCTGGGCCGCGTGCGCATGCAGCTGGCGGCCAAGGGCGTGGTGGCGCAGCTGCCGTCCGGCCTGGAGCTGCTGGACAAGAACGACCCGCTAGGCGTCAGCCAGTTCGTCCAGGACGTGCGCTTCCGCCGCGGCCTGGAGGGCGAGCTGGTGCAAAGCATTCTGGCGCTGGAGCCGGTGTCCGCCGCGCGCGTGCATCTGTCGCTGCCGCGCGCCACGTCTTTTGTCGGCGCCGTCAACGACAAGGGCTCCGCCTCGGTGGTGGTCACCCTCAAGCCCGGCCAGCAACTGAGCAACGAGCAAGTGGCCGCGGTGATCAAGCTGGTGGCCGGCAGCGTGTCCACGCTGTCGCCGTCCCAGGTCACCCTGGTGGACCAGGCCGGCAATCTGCTGTCCTCGCGCGTGGACCTGAGCGACGACGGGGTGTTGGGCGGCAATGAGAGCGACGCCGCGCGCCGCTTCCGCGAGGAAGCGCTGCAAAACGTCCGCGATCTGCTGACCCCGGTGCTGGGCAAGGACAATTTCAAGGTCAGCGTCACCGCCGACGTGGACAACGACCGCGTCGAGGAAACCCGCGAGAAATACGGCGAGGCGCCCAAGGTCACCAACGAGGCCTCGCGCGAGGAAACCTCCACCGAGAAAATGGCGCTGGGCGTGCCCGGCTCGCTGAGCAACCGCCCGGTCAACACCGACGCCTCCGGCCCGGCTTCGGAAAAAGCCGGCAACAGCAAGAACGCCGTCACCCGCCAATACGCCTACGACCGCAGCGTCACCCAGATCAAGAAGGCGCGCGGCACGCTGCGCCGCCTCAGCGTGGCCGTGGTGCTGAACCAGGCCGCCGCGCCGGCCAAGGGCGGCTGGAAGCCGGCCGAACTGGCCAATGTCGACAAGGTGCTGCGCAACGGCCTGGGCATACACGCCGAGCGCGGCGACACCCTGGCGGTGTCCACGCTCAACTTCTCCGCGCTGTCCGAGCCGGAGCCGATCTGGATGCAGCAGGACACCTGGTTCGAAGCCGCGCGCTGGGCCGTTTACGCCTTCGGCCTGCTGCTGGCCTACCTGCTGCTGGCGCGTCCGCTGCTGAAGATGCTGCGTCAGCTGACCGACCGCCAGCTGCGCGAATACCAGCAGCCGGAAGCGCTGGAACTGAAACCCGATCCGCTGATGGACGGCGCCGACCTGCGCGCCGCGCGCCAGGCGCAGCTGTCCTCCGCGCCGCAGCCGGCGGCCTTGGCCGCGGCCGGCGCCGGCGCCAGCCCGGTGGTGCCGCTGCTGGAAAACTACGATCTGCCGCCGGCCGGCTCCAGCGTCGACGTCTTGGTCGACCATCTGAAGGGCCTGGCCGCCAAAGAGCCGGAACGCGTCGCCGAAGTCGTCAAACAATGGGTGCAGAAAAATGGACGAAACCAATAA
- a CDS encoding flagellar motor switch protein FliG, protein MDETNNAVAPALPPAAAAPAAEAMNTIEQAAVLLLCMGEEPAAAVLRCLSREELLQVTQAMSGMSGIKVDAVKTTIQKFFDEYREQSGVHGASRAFLKRSLDLALGSDIANSVLDTIYGDAIRPKMARLQWVSPQWLADRIAGEHVRMQAVFLAFLPPALAGQVVDALPADSRDSVLVNVARLKDVDRELLEELEELVNRCLESLHTQSTAVEGMQQTADILNRLPGDRQRMMELLRAHDPDIVEEIETRMYDFFILSRQTEAVLMRISEDIPLEQWAIALKGAEPAVREAIVQTMPRRQAQNFDAMMRRSGPVPLSRVEEVRADIMAQVKQLAQAGEIDLQLFPEEVVE, encoded by the coding sequence ATGGACGAAACCAATAACGCCGTAGCGCCGGCCCTGCCGCCGGCCGCCGCCGCGCCCGCCGCCGAAGCGATGAACACCATCGAGCAGGCCGCCGTGCTCTTGCTGTGCATGGGCGAGGAGCCCGCCGCCGCCGTGCTGCGCTGCCTGAGCCGCGAAGAACTGCTGCAAGTGACCCAGGCGATGTCCGGCATGAGCGGCATCAAGGTGGACGCGGTCAAGACCACGATTCAGAAATTCTTCGACGAATACCGCGAGCAGAGCGGGGTGCACGGCGCCAGCCGCGCCTTCCTCAAGCGCTCGCTGGATCTGGCGCTGGGCAGCGACATCGCCAACAGCGTGCTGGACACCATTTACGGCGACGCCATCCGTCCCAAGATGGCGCGGCTGCAATGGGTGTCGCCGCAATGGCTGGCGGACCGCATCGCCGGCGAACACGTGCGCATGCAGGCGGTGTTCCTCGCCTTCCTGCCGCCGGCCCTGGCCGGCCAGGTGGTGGACGCGCTGCCGGCGGACAGCCGCGACAGCGTGCTGGTCAACGTGGCCCGGCTCAAGGACGTGGACCGCGAACTCCTGGAAGAGCTGGAAGAACTGGTCAACCGCTGTCTGGAAAGCCTGCACACCCAGAGCACCGCGGTGGAAGGCATGCAGCAGACCGCCGACATCCTCAACCGCCTGCCGGGCGACCGCCAGCGCATGATGGAACTGCTGCGCGCCCACGATCCGGACATCGTCGAGGAAATCGAAACCCGCATGTACGACTTCTTCATCCTGTCGCGTCAGACCGAGGCCGTGCTGATGCGCATCAGCGAAGACATTCCGCTGGAGCAATGGGCGATCGCGCTCAAGGGCGCGGAGCCGGCGGTGCGCGAGGCCATCGTCCAGACCATGCCGCGCCGCCAGGCGCAAAACTTCGACGCGATGATGCGCCGCTCCGGCCCGGTGCCGCTGAGCCGCGTGGAAGAAGTGCGCGCCGACATCATGGCTCAGGTCAAACAGCTGGCCCAGGCCGGCGAAATCGACCTGCAGCTGTTCCCAGAGGAAGTGGTCGAGTGA
- the fliH gene encoding flagellar assembly protein FliH, translating into MKAWRPFRFPPLIHSALDLPLNAQDSAQIQASAADGFRQGMDAGYNEGLASGEAAGREAGYAAGLEQGRQEGQAAARREALAELADLGRPLEAALAELRRVSEEYQAAMRDEVVELVAKVARQVIRCELALKPVQILDLVDETLAALPPGQYQQDEVEILLNAEECQRIRELAPERAARWRLVADAQLPHGECRIRTPESEADAGCQQRLEACIATVREQLQHDADEPAAAEAEA; encoded by the coding sequence GTGAAGGCCTGGCGCCCCTTCCGCTTCCCGCCGCTGATCCACAGCGCGCTGGACCTGCCGCTGAACGCGCAGGACTCCGCCCAGATCCAGGCCTCCGCCGCCGACGGCTTCCGTCAGGGCATGGACGCCGGTTACAACGAAGGCCTGGCCAGCGGGGAAGCCGCCGGCCGAGAGGCCGGCTACGCCGCGGGCCTGGAGCAGGGCCGCCAGGAAGGGCAGGCGGCCGCGCGCCGCGAAGCCCTGGCCGAGCTGGCCGACCTGGGCCGGCCGCTGGAGGCCGCGCTGGCCGAACTGCGCCGCGTCAGCGAGGAATACCAGGCGGCGATGCGCGACGAGGTGGTGGAACTGGTGGCCAAGGTGGCGCGCCAGGTCATCCGCTGCGAATTGGCGCTCAAGCCGGTGCAGATCCTGGACCTGGTGGACGAAACCCTGGCCGCGCTGCCGCCGGGCCAATACCAGCAGGACGAGGTGGAAATCCTGCTCAACGCCGAAGAATGCCAGCGCATCCGCGAACTGGCGCCGGAGCGCGCCGCGCGCTGGCGGCTGGTGGCCGACGCGCAGCTGCCGCACGGTGAATGCCGGATCCGCACGCCGGAGTCCGAGGCCGACGCCGGCTGTCAGCAGCGGCTGGAGGCCTGCATCGCCACCGTGCGCGAACAACTGCAACACGACGCCGACGAGCCGGCGGCGGCCGAGGCGGAGGCTTAA
- the fliN gene encoding flagellar motor switch protein FliN — protein sequence MDLNDDFDLGGVLDGLDGQNDADAKPADDAAARRPQRDMTQFLRKIPVRLTLEVGGADISLADLVNIENGSVVELDKLAGEPLDIKVNGTVIGRGEVVVAGENYGLRVVELNDLELDSLA from the coding sequence ATGGACTTGAACGACGATTTCGACCTGGGCGGCGTGCTGGACGGCCTGGACGGTCAGAACGACGCGGACGCCAAGCCGGCGGACGACGCCGCGGCGCGCCGGCCGCAACGCGACATGACCCAGTTCCTGCGCAAGATCCCGGTCCGGCTGACGCTGGAAGTGGGCGGCGCCGACATCTCGCTGGCCGATCTGGTCAATATCGAAAACGGCTCGGTGGTGGAGCTGGACAAGCTGGCCGGCGAACCGCTGGACATCAAGGTCAACGGCACGGTGATCGGCCGCGGCGAAGTGGTGGTGGCCGGCGAGAACTACGGCCTGCGGGTGGTGGAGCTGAACGATCTGGAACTGGACAGCCTGGCCTGA
- the fliI gene encoding flagellar protein export ATPase FliI → MLRQALGRLELPEVPVATVSGRLVGASGLLLESVGCPLETGQRCVIETTGGGWLQAQVVGFKREVSYLMPFKKPVGLTTGARVLPAADGGGLMIGPSWLGRIVNGLGEPLDGLGRLGGEQPLAAHPPQVNPLKKQPVSAPLDVGVRAINSLLTIGRGQRVGLFAGSGVGKSVLLGMITRHTEADVVVVGLIGERGREVREFVEHSLGEAGLAKAVLVVAPADESPLMRLKATELTHTIAAHFRDQGRNVLLLVDSLTRYAMAQREVALALGEPPATRGYPPSVFGLLPSLAESAGNGEGGAGSMSAIYTVLAEGDDQQDPVVDTARAILDGHIVLSRELAERGHYPAIDIGRSVSRCMSQLTAAEHAEAARGARGAWSRYQEVRSLIPLGGYVAGADADTDRAVRLMPRLEAFLRQGAAEAASYEDSRNGLMEMIAT, encoded by the coding sequence ATGCTGCGCCAGGCGTTGGGACGGCTGGAACTGCCCGAGGTGCCGGTGGCCACCGTCAGCGGCCGCCTGGTGGGCGCGTCCGGCCTGCTGCTGGAAAGCGTGGGCTGTCCGCTGGAAACCGGCCAGCGCTGCGTGATCGAAACCACCGGCGGCGGCTGGCTGCAAGCCCAGGTGGTGGGCTTCAAGCGCGAAGTCTCCTACCTGATGCCGTTCAAGAAGCCGGTGGGTCTGACCACCGGCGCGCGGGTGCTGCCCGCCGCCGACGGCGGCGGCCTGATGATAGGCCCGTCCTGGCTGGGCCGCATCGTCAACGGCCTGGGCGAGCCGCTGGACGGCCTGGGCCGTCTTGGCGGCGAACAGCCGCTGGCCGCCCACCCGCCGCAAGTCAATCCCTTGAAAAAACAGCCGGTGTCCGCGCCGCTGGACGTGGGCGTGCGCGCGATCAACAGCCTGCTCACCATAGGCCGCGGCCAGCGCGTCGGTCTGTTCGCCGGTTCCGGCGTCGGCAAAAGCGTGTTGCTGGGCATGATCACCCGCCACACCGAAGCCGACGTGGTGGTGGTGGGGCTGATCGGCGAGCGCGGCCGCGAAGTGCGGGAGTTCGTCGAGCACTCGCTGGGCGAAGCCGGCCTGGCCAAGGCGGTGCTGGTGGTGGCGCCGGCCGACGAATCGCCGCTGATGCGGCTGAAGGCCACCGAACTGACCCACACCATCGCCGCCCATTTCCGCGACCAGGGCCGCAATGTGCTGCTGCTGGTGGATTCGCTGACCCGCTACGCGATGGCTCAGCGCGAAGTGGCGCTGGCACTGGGCGAACCGCCGGCCACCCGCGGTTATCCGCCGTCGGTGTTCGGCCTCTTGCCCTCGCTGGCGGAGAGCGCGGGCAACGGCGAGGGCGGCGCCGGCAGCATGAGCGCCATCTACACCGTGCTGGCCGAAGGCGACGATCAGCAAGACCCGGTGGTGGACACCGCGCGCGCCATCCTGGATGGCCACATCGTGCTGTCGCGGGAACTGGCCGAGCGCGGCCATTATCCGGCCATCGACATCGGCCGCTCGGTCAGCCGCTGCATGAGCCAGCTGACCGCGGCGGAACACGCGGAGGCGGCGCGCGGCGCGCGCGGCGCCTGGTCCCGTTACCAGGAAGTGCGCAGCCTGATCCCCTTGGGCGGCTATGTCGCCGGCGCCGACGCGGACACCGACCGCGCGGTGCGGCTGATGCCCAGGCTGGAAGCCTTTTTGCGCCAGGGCGCGGCCGAGGCCGCGAGCTATGAAGACAGCCGCAACGGTTTGATGGAGATGATCGCGACATGA